From a single Candidatus Cloacimonadota bacterium genomic region:
- a CDS encoding nucleotidyltransferase substrate binding protein, which translates to MHLQDIRWKQRFSNYKKALFQLKKFIDKNELSNLEKQGLIKSFEYTYELAWNTMKDFLEYQGTQDIIGSRDTLRIAFKTGIIADAETWMDMLKSRNRTSHTYNEEIADEICNSIVDKYFSLFVILKNKMGKVQKKSELTIFDKV; encoded by the coding sequence ATGCACTTACAGGATATTAGATGGAAACAAAGATTTTCCAATTACAAAAAAGCATTATTTCAATTGAAAAAATTTATTGATAAGAATGAGCTCTCGAATCTTGAAAAACAAGGATTGATAAAATCTTTTGAATATACTTATGAACTTGCTTGGAATACAATGAAAGATTTTTTAGAATATCAAGGAACACAAGACATCATTGGTTCACGGGATACTTTAAGGATTGCATTTAAAACGGGAATAATTGCAGATGCCGAAACCTGGATGGATATGCTAAAAAGTAGAAATAGAACCTCACACACCTACAATGAAGAAATTGCAGACGAAATATGCAATTCAATTGTTGATAAATATTTTTCTCTTTTTGTTATCCTCAAGAATAAAATGGGAAAAGTTCAAAAAAAATCAGAATTAACAATTTTTGATAAGGTAT